From the genome of Ziziphus jujuba cultivar Dongzao chromosome 4, ASM3175591v1:
taatgAATAAGAATCACTTGCATGTTTATGTGATCCTCGACAAGCGAATTCCCTCTTCACATGAAAAAGCCTTGGCCAAAAGAAAGCTGAAAGGAAAACCACATAAATTTGGTTATACCATGAAAGAAATAGACCTTAAGGGTTGCTTAAATACCCTACTAAATTGACCCTACAAAACTTAATAAGAATATTAAACCTAACAAGATAATCCCCAACTCACAAGGAAAgtgaataaataatgaaaattggcTTGTGAGAAGGACACAAAAGAGAACATAAAGGAGGACATTTACAAAAACCTCCGTACCCATTAAACCATAACTGCCCAAGTTTCTTATTGTAACTTCTATATCCTTGATTGTATCGAAGTGAAAATCCCTATGGCACTTAAGAGCCCTCGAAACCCCAAGAAAGCATTAAATGTCAAACAAGCATTACCTATCAACTGAAAGACTTAACTCCAACCCATTTAATTCTGATGGATATCATATTGCCACCTCAAATTGTCAcatcagaaaattaaaaatgtataatatgAATTTTCACTCAAGAAACAATCTACAAATTAGACAGTGGACTTACTCCATCTTTATTTGTACCCTTCTTGTAGCATCAAGTGACGATAGCTGCGGCCGCGCATAATTCGCTGCCAGAGATATCTAAGCAAGTTCCCTGAACTCATTTGCATTCGCTCTTGGACTAGCCTGCGACCAAAAGGCTGCATAATTGAGCAAATAATACTTTGGAATTACCTTTCTATCTCCAATACAAGAAAGATTGCTTACCATCTTACTAGACACCTCTGAATACCTTTAGATATAGGGCGAATGAAGGATGGATCCCGTTGAGAATAAAGTAAACCAATCTACAAAGAGATGGAAGAAAGATCAACTCAACATAGCAATAAATATCTTTcactaaatttaattaaaaaaaaaaaaaaaaaaaaaaaaaaagaagaagcaacaCATATTTATCAGGAAATGGCTGCTGTAGAGAAATTCATATATCATGAAACCTTGACAGCTCCATGAttagaaggaaataaaataaaatttttaaaaacattttcaataagaatttaggtaaaatatttcaaaaatcaaatacaTGATCCTGTAGAAGTTCAAATATAAAGATTCTTCATCAAAATGGTATTTTCACTAACTTAAAGATTGCTGCACTTAAACCTGCAACTACAAAAATCTTAAAGAGACCAGAATGGAAAAAATCAAAACCTATGTAACAAAGAACCCATCAAAGAAAAGACATGTACCTCTAACAATGCAACAGCAGAAGGATCATCAAAAATCTCAAGGCTACAGTCAGCCAGATAATTGATCTGCAAGGAATGTAGGGGAAGCAATTAATAAACTACTGAGGGGACTAAGAAAGAGTGCATAAAACAGTAAACAGAGATTAAAAAAGTAGATCTATGATGAATACAAGTCTACACATTCTCCAactacataataaaatatatactgtTAAAATGGGGATACATTTATGAAACAAACATGATTGACAGACTAAAAAGCAGAATTGTAGAAAATCTTCCAACCGATAGTAGTTTAGATATGCTAGTGTATGTTTGTGTTAGCTTGGTACGCATAGTTTGACCATTGTCGTAATCTTAAGCATTTAGAATGATGGTAACTTAACGGTGTTTATTTATAAGTCAGATTTCTTAGCCTACCTTTGCATTTATTTACaattgaaaacaataataagTTAACAAGAAAGTTATGTACCTTATGGTAAGCCTACTACATGACAAGTCTGCGTGCCCCTAGAACTAAAAGCATTCACATTTATTACTTAATCTGTTGCCTATATAAACAAATTCGGATGTAGGCGCTATACAGTAGTTTCTCTTGGATTAAAAATGCcactcataaaaatatattttcataaacttAAAGATTAGGTAAGGAAGAGATGTTACTTAATAATGTACATTTCTGTTTTGGGTTTATTGCACTTTATTACCCTCTAATTTTGGGGTTGTGCAATTTAGGTCCTATGTTTTAAAATCCACCACATTAAGCCCTCAACTTTGGATTTCTTGCACATCGGTCCAATTGGTCCATGAGGGCTAGACATGGGAACATACATGAATTGTACCAATGTACaagaaatccaaaattaaagccTTAATGGGTATAAATTGCACAATCCTGAAACTAAAGGGTAAACAAAAGTATTCTAACCAGCTACTCATGAGGTAAATAAAACTTTTGTATCGATGTTAAAACTTTTGTATTAATGCACGACATTTATATAAATCAGAGATATGTGAACAAATGTaacataaatacttttaaaaaaaaattataaaaaaaaaaggtatgacCACAATCTAACAGCTCTTAATCAAAAagtttatacaaaaaataaaaaaataaaaaataaagaaagatttaATTTCTAATATAGAACCAGAAAGATTTAATTTCTAATGTAGAACCAGAAAGATTTAATTTCCAATATAGAACCAAAAACAAAGGCAGCATACCCCAAATTCTGTGTTGACCAGAGACTGCACAAAATCCATCATTTGGATCTTAGCCCACTCAAAGCACAAGGTGGGGTCATCTGTCTGTGGAGGATGCCTCCAAGGTGCACCAAAACGTAAtttatcttttgaaattttGCCACTTTGTGCATCAACTGCAAACTTTTGCACGAGTGCCAATGCTCTATCCATGGCAGGATTCACCACAGTAATCTACAAAATTGAAAGTAATTGAGGTAACAGAATCATGCAAAACAATAACATTAAGGAAGTAATCAACACGcaagaaattcaaaattttaaaatatatcacTATTCAAGTATGCATATTATACAAGTGCAAAGCAGGTGAAACATATAACATTGAAAGTTAAACCTTCCAGACTTATGCTCGTTAAATTTACAAAGGAAAAACTAAAcatgaaagagaaaaataagaaataaaagaagagagaaataaacaaaatgtaaaCTTGTTGCTCATCTGTAAAACTTACTTGCAAATATGCTAGATATGCATCTATAATGTCCTCAAATGAGCTACCTTTCTCATCCATCACCCTAcgattaaacaaaaacaagaataaaTGGGTCAATTGGAACACATAAATTAAGAACCCCTACAGCTGAGTAACAAGGGGGAAATGACTTCCTCATGTGGTGTACATCTAAGTCTACCAAAAATTTATGGTCCCacattttaatagttattagtgatttatttttgtatccagatatttaaaaaaaacgaTGAGAGTCCACATAATATCATCAAAGGTAAGAATGAAAAATCGatataatttgttaataatGCAATACCATTCAATTCTATACTAAGGTAGCCTCAACGTTTATACATGGAATATAACAGCATTCCAGCTTCTTTACATTTAACACCTTGGTATTATGTCAGATGAAAATTGacaagataaaatatataaataaatcttaCTTCTGATAATAATTGCTTTGTTTCAGTGCGTAAAGCTCAAAAAGATGTCGTGGGTTTGGGCCAAGCACCTCAACAATTACTGTCCACTACAATTTTGACATAAGCAATTCCCATATTAATATGCTAGTATTCCAGGAAACCCAGATAACAAatattgcttttatatatacataatacgtgagagtgtgtgtgtgtcatCATCAAATATGATAATCTGTTGTGTCTTCTGCAAGAGTATGCATGTGTGTCATCATCAAATATGATAATCTTTTGTGTCTTCTataagagtgtgtgtgtgtgtgtgtgtcatcATCAAACATGATAATCTTTTGTGTCTTCCATAAGAGGGTTTATTACAGGGCGACATATTCCCAAAAATACATATACTTAAGACTGATCTAACTTTCTTACCTCTGAATTATTGAAGTAATCAGTAACCATATGTATTTTAGCTTCTTGGGGAGTCCAGCCAAAAGTCTGCAGATCAAACAATGTTTAAATAAGCAACATACATTAGCATCATTAAAGGTCACAACATATACATATTCCATCAAGTGATCTCTACTTGCATCAATTATCTAGAACTATATAGTTGAAAAACATTAGTGTACAAATATGCAAAACATTTTATGAATGGTGATTTGTTTGTGTTACTACAATAAAATTCCAATCATTTGAAGGTAACACCAACGATTCATCCCTAAAGCAGTGTAATATAAGGTCATATTTTGAAGGTGAAGGCAACATGGGCAGCACAAAATTTCAACATAACtgcagggaaaaaaataaaaaaataaagaaatgtgTACAGAAACATTTCCAGGAAGAGGAGTATGCATATTTAGGAACATTAAACGGCTATACTTTCTTCAATATGGGATACAGTTTAATCTTTCTGCTATAAGCGATAAATATGTGAATAGACATTGAAGTATAGCTTGAGCATTTAATTACAGACTTGGTTAGAGTACCTCACGGGAAACAAATATATCTGGAAATCCAAAATCCATGTAAGCTCGGTACGAATAGTAACTGTTGCATAATATCaagaattaaaattacaaaatagatattcaaaaataaataaaaaataactaaattaataaataaccagGAAAGGCAGATAAGACACtaccaaataaagaaatatgtaTTGTATAACCAAAAATCTCtatgaatttgacattttcaaatattcaaaagcaGAGTAAGCAGAATGCAGCCTTTATTATACTGATTATGTTGAAGGCCAAGTGAAAGTTGAATGTCAAACATGCAAAAGACAAGCTGTTATTTTTATACGTTTGGTAGCATCAGCTTGTAAGAGGACCGAGTTTTTTGGTTTAACTGGCAGATATGGTTAAAAGAAAACACACTTTATTATGGTATCCAAATTGACCAGCATATATCCATAAAGAGTAACATGGAACCGCCTAAAGCTATTTAACGACGTTTAAGTCACAAAAGTTACCAGAGTTACCTAAAAATTAAAGTCTCTGATTAGGTAAAGGATGTGCAACAATGGAGCCAGAATATGGCCAACAAATAAAGAACAggtataaagatttttttatattcgggaatttgtgaatattaaataaaatactataaattCAGTATAAAAGAGTTGAATAGGGATGAACCAACCTATCCGATGTCACAAGTATGACAGGCAGGGACCTCTCGTTTGCACCTAAAGCAATTATTCTCCATATCAGACTGTCATGATACATTGATGCATTGACTGATGACTCTCCAGGCAGCAAAATTGCATTCTTTAAAAcatcaatattatttataaccAGCTTCGGCTgcccaatataaaatataagtcAATTAAAACTAAATGATGCAAACACATAAACAAACAACAATCTTGATTATAGACCACAATGCCTCAGAGATAAACAATGACTATAGCTACCTGAAAATTATCAATTTCAGCAGCTTGTGACAACAATTCCAACAACAAGCAAGGCCAATCAGTACACGAATTAGCTAAAGACCTCGAAAACCCGCCACTTTGATTCAAATGAGCTATAGCATTAGCTCTCCAACCATGCTGTATACTAATGACCTCCTTCGCCAATCTCAGCGCCACAATCGCCTCCCGGTAATAGGAACTCTCTTCAATGGGCAAACTCTTCCCTTTCTCGTTCAAACCCAAAACCCCATCAATCTCTTGGGCATTACATCGAGCAGATAGTGCGAAAACCGCCCGATCCCACAAAACTGATTTGGAGACCTTCTCGGCAATCTTGGTTTTCGATTTGTCATTGCCCCCAATTACTGAGGCAAGTGCTGTGTTAAGGCCGTGCCATTTGTTAAGGGTAGAGAAAATTTGATGAGAGCTAATGGTACCGAGCTTAACACCCATATGGGCCATAGATTCCAGGCACTCTTCGAGCTTGTTTCGGCAAT
Proteins encoded in this window:
- the LOC107417153 gene encoding uncharacterized protein LOC107417153, translating into MVSKPWRIIPRPLMESVLNNHAQHHRVPQPLILHGPRGVGKTTLLLERLLSEWSKGPHLTGYVDFAESIKDHHPQFNQSFPWASWSNCPPPTLSDCRNKLEECLESMAHMGVKLGTISSHQIFSTLNKWHGLNTALASVIGGNDKSKTKIAEKVSKSVLWDRAVFALSARCNAQEIDGVLGLNEKGKSLPIEESSYYREAIVALRLAKEVISIQHGWRANAIAHLNQSGGFSRSLANSCTDWPCLLLELLSQAAEIDNFQPKLVINNIDVLKNAILLPGESSVNASMYHDSLIWRIIALGANERSLPVILVTSDSYYSYRAYMDFGFPDIFVSRETFGWTPQEAKIHMVTDYFNNSEWTVIVEVLGPNPRHLFELYALKQSNYYQKVMDEKGSSFEDIIDAYLAYLQITVVNPAMDRALALVQKFAVDAQSGKISKDKLRFGAPWRHPPQTDDPTLCFEWAKIQMMDFVQSLVNTEFGINYLADCSLEIFDDPSAVALLEIGLLYSQRDPSFIRPISKGIQRCLVRWLVQERMQMSSGNLLRYLWQRIMRGRSYRHLMLQEGYK